A stretch of Camelina sativa cultivar DH55 chromosome 18, Cs, whole genome shotgun sequence DNA encodes these proteins:
- the LOC104760177 gene encoding GATA transcription factor 27-like isoform X1, with protein MGKQGPCYHCGVTSTPLWRNGPPEKPVLCNACGSRWRTKGTLVNYTPLHSRAEGDEIEIEDRRAHQRVMIKGMSLNKKIPKRKTYQENFTVKRANLEFSTGFKRKALDEDASNRSSSGSVVSNSESCAQSNAWETTFPCKRRTGVGRPKAASSVEKLTKDLYTILQEQQSSCLSGSSECDLLFENETPMLLGHGSVLMRDPHSSGAREEESEASSFLVESSKSSSVHSAKFGGKAIKQELLKRSKSQVLGRHSLLLCSIDLKDVFNFNEFIEKFTEEEQKKLMKLLPQVDSVDRPDSLRSMFESSQFKENFSLFQQLVADGVFETSSSSGSKLEDIKTLAKLALSDPNKSHLLESYYMLKEQRKEIEDSVTTPSRVSNLSPSNNNSLVTIERPCESLNQNFSETRVVMRSQVMKIRSNHIKTEEILENSVSSFNPMSCGGSLVFSYEDNDISDQDLLLDVPSNGSFPQAELLHMI; from the exons ATGGGTAAGCAAGGGCCTTGCTATCACTGTGGAGTTACAA GCACACCTCTATGGCGAAACGGGCCACCAGAGAAGCCGGTGTTGTGCAATGCGTGTGGTTCTAGGTGGAGAACTAAGGGAACATTAGTGAACTACACACCTCTTCATTCTCGTGCTGAAGGTGATGAGATAGAGATTGAGGATCGTAGAGCTCATCAAAGGGTGATGATTAAAGGAATGTCTTTGAACAAAAAGATTCCCAAGAGAAAGACATATCAAGAAAATTTCACAGTTAAAAGAGCAAACTTGGAATTCAGTACCGGTTTCAAGAGGAAGGCTCTGGACGAAGATGCTAGCAATAGATCGAGTTCAGGATCGGTTGTATCAAACTCTGAGAGCTGTGCACAATCTAATGCGTGGGAAACGACGTTTCCTTGTAAGAGGAGGACAGGTGTGGGCCGTCCAAAGGCTGCTTCTTCTGTTGAAAAACTCACAAAGGATCTTTATACCATTCTACAAGAACAGCAGTCTTCTTGTCTCTCTGGTTCTTCAGAATGTGATTTACTTTTTGAGAATGAAACACCAATGTTGTTAGGACATGGGAGTGTTCTTATGAGAGATCCTCACAGCTCGGGTGCTCGAGAAGAGGAATCTGAAGCTAGCTCATTCTTAGTTGAGAGCAGCAAGTCCTCATCAGTTCATTCTGCTAAGTTTGGTGGCAAAGCTATAAAGCAGGAGTTACTGAAGAG GAGCAAGTCTCAAGTCTTAGGAAGACATAGTTTACTACTCTGTAGCATAGATTTAAAG GATGTTTTCAACTTCAATGAGTTCATAGAAAAATTCACTGAGGAAGAACAGAAAAAACTAATGAAATTACTTCCTCAAGTTGACTCTGTTGATCGTCCTGATAG CCTCAGAAGCATGTTTGAGAGTTCTCAATTCAAAGAGAACTTCTCCTTGTTTCAACAACTTGTAGCAGATGGTGTTTTTGAGacatcttcttcatctggaTCAAAACTTGAAGACATCAAGACTCTTGCAAAGCTTGCTTTATCCGATCCTAACAAATCCCATTTGTTGGAAAGCTATTACATGCTCAAG GAACAGAGAAAAGAGATTGAAGACTCTGTCACTACACCATCAAGGGTCTCAAACCTGAGTCCATCAAATAATAATAGTCTTGTAACCATTGAAAGACCTTGTGAAAGCTTAAACCAAAACTTCTCAG AGACAAGGGTTGTGATGAGAAGCCAAGTGATGAAGATTAGATCAAACCACATCAAAACAGAAGAGATTTTAGAGAATAGTGTCTCTTCCTTTAACCCTATGAGCTGTGGTGGATCTCTAGTGTTTAGCTATGAAGATAATGATATTTCTGATcaagatcttcttcttgatgtgcCGTCGAATGGATCATTCCCTCAAGCAGAGCTTCTTCACATGATATGA
- the LOC104760179 gene encoding uncharacterized protein LOC104760179: MSISMALFSPPISSSLQNPNLIPKIPSSLLFSSTKRFSLVSVVPRASSDNGTTSPVSATVAEIPKPEAVAVEEAPVKPPVESSSASENDAVETDPSTTTTVIKFENAKWVNGTWDLKQFEKDGKTDWDSVIVSEAKRRKWLEDNPETTSNDEPVLFDTSIIPWWAWMKRYHLPEAELLNGRAAMIGFFMAYFVDSLTGVGLVDQMGNFFCKTLLFVSVAGVLFIRKNEDFDKLKDLFDETTLYDKQWQAAWKEPDSTTVSSKK, encoded by the exons atgTCTATATCCATGGCGTTGTTCTCTCCACCAATCTCATCATCACTTCAAAACCCTAACCTCATCCCCAAGATCCcatcctctctcctcttctcctccaccaaacGTTTCTCTCTCGTCTCCGTCGTCCCTCGTGCTTCCTCCGACAATGGTACGACTTCACCTGTTTCCGCCACCGTCGCGGAGATTCCGAAACCTGAGGCTGTGGCTGTAGAGGAAGCTCCCGTGAAACCTCCGGTTGAAAGCTCCTCCGCTTCTGAAAACGACGCCGTCGAGACTGACCCGAGCACAACGACGACTGTGATCAAATTCGAGAATGCGAAGTGGGTTAATGGAACTTGGGATCTGAAACAGTTCGAGAAAGATGGCAAAACAGATTGGGACTCTGTAATCGTTTCTG AGGCAAAGAGGAGAAAATGGCTTGAAGATAACCCGGAAACAACTAGTAACGACGAGCCTGTACTCTTTGATACTTCGATTATTCCATGGTGGGCATGGATGAAGAGATACCATCTACCTGAAGCTGAGCTACTCAATG GTCGTGCTGCGATGATAGGGTTCTTTATGGCTTACTTTGTTGATAGCCTTACCGGAGTAGGACTTGTTGATCAAATGGGGAACTTCTTTTGCAAAACACTCTTGTTTGTGTCTGTAGCTGGAGTTCTGTTCATCCGAAAGAACGAAGATTTTGACAAACTCAAGGATCTGTTCGATGAGACAACGTTATATGACAAGCAATGGCAAGCTGCATGGAAAGAGCCTGATTCAACGACAGTGTCTTCAAAGAAGTGA
- the LOC104760178 gene encoding bax inhibitor 1-like yields MDAFSSFFESPQPGSRSWSYDSLKNFRQISPSVQNHLKRVYLTLCCALVASAFGAYLHVLLNIGGLLTTIGCVGTMIWLLSCPPYEQQKRLSLLFVSAVLEGASVGPLIKVAIDVDPSILITAFVGTAIAFVCFSAAAMLARRREYLYLGGLLSSGLSMLMWLQFASSIFGGSASIFKFELYFGLLIFVGYMVVDTQEIIEKAHLGDMDYVKHSLTLFTDFVAVFVRILIIMLKNSADKEEKKKKRRY; encoded by the exons atggATGCGTTCTCGTCCTTCTTCGAATCTCCTCAACCAGGTAGCAGAAGCTGGAGCTATGATTCACTTAAAAACTTCCGTCAGATTTCTCCCTCCGTTCAGAATCATCTCAAGCGG GTTTATTTGACATTATGCTGTGCTCTCGTTGCGTCTGCCTTTGGAGCTTACCTCCATGTGCTCTTGAATATTGGTGGTCTTCTTACTACTATTGGATGTGTTGGAACTATGATTTGGCTGCTTTCATGTCCTCCTTATGAACAA CAAAAGAGGCtatctcttctctttgtttctgcTGTTCTTGAAGGTGCTTCTGTTGGGCCCTTGATCAAAGTGGCAATTGATGTTGACCCAAG CATCCTCATCACTGCCTTTGTTGGAACTGCGATAGCGTTTGTCTGTTTCTCTGCTGCAGCAATGCTAGCAAGACGCAGGGAGTATCTCTACCTTGGAGGACTGCTTTCATCTGGCTTGTCCATGCTTATGTGGCTTCAGTTTGCCTCTTCAATCTTCGGTGGCTCTGCTTCTATTTTCAAGTTTGAG CTATACTTTGGGCTCTTGATCTTTGTGGGATACATGGTGGTGGATACACAAGAGATCATAGAGAAGGCACATCTTGGTGACATGGACTACGTGAAACATTCATTGACCCTCTTCACCGACTTTGTAGCTGTATTTGTTCGGATTCTCATCATAATG TTGAAGAACTCAGCggataaagaagagaagaagaagaaaaggagataCTAA
- the LOC104760177 gene encoding GATA transcription factor 27-like isoform X2, producing MGKQGPCYHCGVTSTPLWRNGPPEKPVLCNACGSRWRTKGTLVNYTPLHSRAEGDEIEIEDRRAHQRVMIKGMSLNKKIPKRKTYQENFTVKRANLEFSTGFKRKALDEDASNRSSSGSVVSNSESCAQSNAWETTFPCKRRTGVGRPKAASSVEKLTKDLYTILQEQQSSCLSGSSECDLLFENETPMLLGHGSVLMRDPHSSGAREEESEASSFLVESSKSSSVHSAKFGGKAIKQELLKRSKSQVLGRHSLLLCSIDLKDVFNFNEFIEKFTEEEQKKLMKLLPQVDSVDRPDSLRSMFESSQFKENFSLFQQLVADGVFETSSSSGSKLEDIKTLAKLALSDPNKSHLLESYYMLKRKEIEDSVTTPSRVSNLSPSNNNSLVTIERPCESLNQNFSETRVVMRSQVMKIRSNHIKTEEILENSVSSFNPMSCGGSLVFSYEDNDISDQDLLLDVPSNGSFPQAELLHMI from the exons ATGGGTAAGCAAGGGCCTTGCTATCACTGTGGAGTTACAA GCACACCTCTATGGCGAAACGGGCCACCAGAGAAGCCGGTGTTGTGCAATGCGTGTGGTTCTAGGTGGAGAACTAAGGGAACATTAGTGAACTACACACCTCTTCATTCTCGTGCTGAAGGTGATGAGATAGAGATTGAGGATCGTAGAGCTCATCAAAGGGTGATGATTAAAGGAATGTCTTTGAACAAAAAGATTCCCAAGAGAAAGACATATCAAGAAAATTTCACAGTTAAAAGAGCAAACTTGGAATTCAGTACCGGTTTCAAGAGGAAGGCTCTGGACGAAGATGCTAGCAATAGATCGAGTTCAGGATCGGTTGTATCAAACTCTGAGAGCTGTGCACAATCTAATGCGTGGGAAACGACGTTTCCTTGTAAGAGGAGGACAGGTGTGGGCCGTCCAAAGGCTGCTTCTTCTGTTGAAAAACTCACAAAGGATCTTTATACCATTCTACAAGAACAGCAGTCTTCTTGTCTCTCTGGTTCTTCAGAATGTGATTTACTTTTTGAGAATGAAACACCAATGTTGTTAGGACATGGGAGTGTTCTTATGAGAGATCCTCACAGCTCGGGTGCTCGAGAAGAGGAATCTGAAGCTAGCTCATTCTTAGTTGAGAGCAGCAAGTCCTCATCAGTTCATTCTGCTAAGTTTGGTGGCAAAGCTATAAAGCAGGAGTTACTGAAGAG GAGCAAGTCTCAAGTCTTAGGAAGACATAGTTTACTACTCTGTAGCATAGATTTAAAG GATGTTTTCAACTTCAATGAGTTCATAGAAAAATTCACTGAGGAAGAACAGAAAAAACTAATGAAATTACTTCCTCAAGTTGACTCTGTTGATCGTCCTGATAG CCTCAGAAGCATGTTTGAGAGTTCTCAATTCAAAGAGAACTTCTCCTTGTTTCAACAACTTGTAGCAGATGGTGTTTTTGAGacatcttcttcatctggaTCAAAACTTGAAGACATCAAGACTCTTGCAAAGCTTGCTTTATCCGATCCTAACAAATCCCATTTGTTGGAAAGCTATTACATGCTCAAG AGAAAAGAGATTGAAGACTCTGTCACTACACCATCAAGGGTCTCAAACCTGAGTCCATCAAATAATAATAGTCTTGTAACCATTGAAAGACCTTGTGAAAGCTTAAACCAAAACTTCTCAG AGACAAGGGTTGTGATGAGAAGCCAAGTGATGAAGATTAGATCAAACCACATCAAAACAGAAGAGATTTTAGAGAATAGTGTCTCTTCCTTTAACCCTATGAGCTGTGGTGGATCTCTAGTGTTTAGCTATGAAGATAATGATATTTCTGATcaagatcttcttcttgatgtgcCGTCGAATGGATCATTCCCTCAAGCAGAGCTTCTTCACATGATATGA